A stretch of the Candidatus Jettenia sp. AMX2 genome encodes the following:
- a CDS encoding shikimate dehydrogenase, giving the protein MICIPIIASTMEDALKDTEEASSVADCVELRLDCIKKPDLRLLLERCTKPVIVTNRPVREGGMFDGSEEDRVALLKLALELQVDYVDIEHDSRDRVQCSPESKTKLIVSYHNFRETPDNLMDIYRKLRQSHADIIKIVTYARSITDNIRIYQLLQEGMGTTPIISFCMGEYGNISRILYKIFGSYLTFASLRSGKESAPGQINIHEMLNVYQIRRHNKQTSVYGLIGNPVSHSISPIIHNTLFTEMGFNNVYVPFKVDVIDDFIKEFKKLDIKGYSVTIPHKESVISCLDGMDPLAEKIGAVNTIVNKNGRLFGFNTDCEAAIRTLESVDQASDEEVKTHGGLCGKRVAILGAGGVARAIAFGLKGRGSQVTIFNRNDERSRLLANEADCDSGKLCDLPARQIDILINATPVGMFPGVNETPVDKNILKPNMIVFDTIYNPKETKLLRDARDKGCITIGGMPMFVHQAAAQFKLWTGKTPPLEVIGKIAYKGLPA; this is encoded by the coding sequence ATGATCTGCATACCTATTATTGCAAGTACTATGGAAGATGCTCTTAAGGACACTGAAGAGGCTTCAAGTGTTGCTGACTGTGTTGAACTGCGTCTTGATTGTATAAAAAAACCTGACTTAAGGCTGTTGCTGGAAAGGTGTACCAAACCCGTGATTGTAACGAACAGGCCTGTCCGGGAAGGGGGGATGTTTGACGGAAGTGAGGAGGACAGGGTAGCGTTACTGAAGCTCGCTCTTGAATTGCAGGTGGATTATGTAGATATTGAGCATGATAGCAGGGATAGGGTGCAATGTTCCCCTGAAAGCAAAACAAAATTGATTGTTTCTTACCATAATTTCAGGGAGACCCCTGATAATCTGATGGATATTTACCGGAAACTCCGGCAGTCTCACGCTGATATTATAAAAATTGTTACGTATGCGAGGAGTATTACGGATAATATCAGGATATATCAGTTACTTCAGGAGGGTATGGGCACTACACCAATAATCTCATTTTGTATGGGTGAATATGGTAATATTAGCCGGATATTATACAAGATATTCGGGAGTTATTTAACCTTTGCCTCTCTCCGGTCCGGAAAGGAATCAGCTCCGGGCCAGATCAATATTCATGAAATGTTAAATGTCTATCAGATCCGAAGGCACAACAAGCAAACATCAGTTTATGGACTCATAGGGAATCCCGTCTCTCATAGTATCAGCCCGATTATTCATAATACCCTTTTTACGGAAATGGGTTTTAATAATGTTTATGTTCCCTTTAAGGTTGATGTTATTGATGATTTTATAAAAGAATTCAAAAAATTGGATATCAAGGGATACAGTGTAACGATACCTCACAAAGAATCTGTAATAAGTTGTCTGGACGGAATGGACCCGCTTGCAGAAAAGATTGGGGCGGTTAATACAATAGTGAATAAAAATGGCCGGCTGTTCGGATTTAATACGGATTGTGAAGCGGCGATCAGGACGCTGGAAAGTGTTGATCAGGCATCTGATGAAGAAGTAAAAACACATGGTGGTTTGTGCGGGAAAAGGGTTGCGATTCTCGGAGCAGGGGGGGTAGCCAGGGCTATTGCTTTTGGGTTAAAAGGCCGGGGATCACAGGTAACAATTTTTAATAGAAATGATGAACGCTCCAGATTACTTGCCAATGAAGCAGATTGCGATTCCGGAAAATTATGTGATTTACCGGCAAGGCAAATAGATATTCTGATTAATGCGACCCCGGTTGGCATGTTCCCCGGGGTAAATGAGACCCCGGTTGATAAAAATATATTAAAACCCAATATGATTGTTTTTGACACTATTTATAATCCTAAAGAAACAAAACTCTTACGTGATGCAAGGGATAAAGGTTGCATAACTATTGGTGGCATGCCAATGTTTGTCCATCAGGCAGCAGCTCAATTCAAGCTCTGGACAGGGAAAACACCCCCGCTTGAAGTAATCGGGAAAATTGCATATAAGGGGTTGCCGGCTTGA
- a CDS encoding shikimate kinase, with product MNIILIGFRGTGKTTLGKILAQRLGREFIDADEYLEQKEKKTIKDIFTEGGEKLFRELEGKVIGELCLLDNKVIATGGGVVMREENVTNLKRNGILILLEADADTIYKRIYANAQTQQVRPNLTNLDGYQEIKYLLEYRKFLYDRIADFVINTTDASVPDTIKKIVFLINNHVANLKG from the coding sequence TTGAATATTATCTTGATTGGATTTCGCGGTACTGGTAAAACAACCCTTGGGAAAATCCTGGCTCAGCGGCTTGGAAGGGAATTTATTGATGCCGATGAATATTTGGAACAAAAAGAAAAGAAAACAATTAAGGACATCTTTACAGAGGGTGGAGAGAAATTATTCAGGGAACTTGAGGGAAAGGTTATCGGGGAACTATGCCTTCTTGATAACAAGGTTATCGCTACAGGTGGTGGTGTAGTCATGAGGGAAGAAAATGTCACGAATCTTAAAAGGAATGGGATACTGATTCTTCTTGAGGCGGATGCAGATACTATCTATAAGAGAATTTATGCGAATGCACAAACGCAGCAGGTCAGGCCAAACCTTACCAACCTGGACGGCTATCAGGAGATTAAGTATCTCCTGGAATATAGAAAATTTCTCTATGACAGGATCGCAGATTTTGTAATAAACACAACCGATGCATCTGTACCTGATACGATAAAAAAAATAGTATTCCTTATTAATAATCACGTGGCAAATCTGAAAGGGTAG
- the yvcK gene encoding uridine diphosphate-N-acetylglucosamine-binding protein YvcK produces MKITAVIFDLDDTLYDCTGSLIEASRRRAAKALIEAGLPCTEEEAYQLQKNLADTYGPYHHVFDEIVQKFHADDRLVTLAYKAYNSSEVSEIKLFPDVIPTLTELKEKYYKLFLITVGVHERQERKIQILGLKPYFDEIIIADQEIGPLVEDCIQDLIKRHNLNPKEVIVVGDKPREELRIAKSFGMTTIQMLHGKFKNEPFVNECDRPNYKIKRIFQIPTILQLNKMGRPPERLKIAAIGGGTGLPILLEGSKTYSKNLTAIVTVTDSGRSSGILREEFGILPPGDARNCLVALSETEEQERELYQLFQYRFNRGSLEGMSLGNLLMAALTDITGSFEKAIKKASKILNIRGKVLPSTLADTHICAELEDGTYIEEEFKVRAVGKKPIKNVFLKNNDVTPLPEALEEILKADIIVIGPGSLYTSLITNLLVSGIKNAIRNSKATKIYICNIVTQPGQTDHYKISDHINTIIKYLGDGILDYVVVNNNIPRQEILEKYQKEGAELAFMDEGVYNLNVNIKKADLIEDLSQKRILWEKQDLIRHDPDKLADSICRIYANLPLSTIS; encoded by the coding sequence ATGAAAATAACAGCGGTAATCTTCGATTTGGATGATACCTTATATGATTGTACCGGTTCACTTATTGAAGCGTCAAGAAGGCGCGCAGCAAAGGCACTGATCGAGGCAGGACTGCCGTGTACTGAAGAAGAAGCTTACCAGTTGCAGAAAAATCTGGCTGATACGTATGGTCCGTATCACCATGTGTTTGATGAAATCGTACAAAAATTTCATGCCGATGATAGATTGGTAACTCTGGCATACAAGGCATATAATAGCAGCGAAGTGTCAGAAATCAAGCTATTTCCCGATGTCATCCCCACACTTACCGAGCTAAAAGAAAAATATTACAAACTTTTTCTTATCACGGTAGGGGTTCACGAACGTCAGGAACGAAAAATACAGATACTTGGATTAAAACCGTATTTTGATGAAATTATTATTGCCGATCAGGAAATTGGCCCCCTTGTTGAGGATTGCATTCAGGACCTTATCAAACGACATAATTTAAATCCTAAAGAAGTTATTGTCGTAGGTGATAAGCCAAGGGAGGAACTACGAATTGCCAAATCATTCGGCATGACGACCATTCAAATGCTTCACGGCAAATTTAAAAATGAACCATTCGTGAATGAATGCGACAGGCCGAATTATAAGATCAAACGCATTTTTCAGATACCGACTATTTTACAACTCAATAAAATGGGAAGGCCGCCAGAAAGGCTGAAAATCGCTGCTATCGGAGGAGGAACCGGGCTACCTATTTTACTTGAGGGTTCAAAAACTTACAGCAAAAATCTTACTGCCATTGTAACCGTTACAGACTCGGGAAGGAGTTCCGGCATTTTACGGGAAGAATTCGGAATACTTCCTCCGGGAGATGCCAGAAACTGTCTCGTAGCACTTTCCGAAACAGAAGAACAAGAACGTGAATTGTACCAACTGTTCCAGTACCGGTTCAACAGAGGCTCACTCGAAGGTATGAGCCTGGGGAATCTGTTAATGGCCGCACTTACTGACATCACAGGCAGTTTTGAAAAAGCGATTAAAAAGGCCAGCAAGATATTGAATATACGGGGGAAGGTACTTCCTTCAACGCTTGCAGATACTCATATCTGTGCTGAATTGGAAGACGGTACTTATATTGAAGAGGAATTCAAGGTCCGAGCTGTAGGGAAAAAACCCATCAAAAATGTTTTTCTCAAAAACAACGATGTTACACCTTTGCCAGAAGCTTTAGAGGAGATTTTAAAAGCAGATATTATTGTCATTGGGCCAGGCAGCCTTTATACGAGTCTTATAACAAATTTATTAGTTTCAGGCATTAAAAATGCTATACGGAACAGCAAAGCTACAAAAATTTATATTTGTAATATTGTTACACAACCGGGACAAACAGACCATTACAAAATATCTGATCATATAAATACAATAATAAAATACCTCGGAGATGGCATTCTTGATTATGTTGTTGTAAATAATAATATTCCCCGTCAGGAAATACTTGAAAAATATCAAAAGGAAGGAGCCGAATTGGCTTTCATGGATGAGGGCGTCTACAATCTGAACGTAAATATTAAAAAAGCAGACTTGATAGAAGATCTTAGCCAAAAACGCATTCTTTGGGAAAAGCAGGATTTGATCAGGCATGACCCTGATAAACTTGCAGACTCGATTTGCAGAATATATGCAAATCTGCCGTTGTCAACAATAAGTTAA
- the nfi gene encoding deoxyribonuclease V (cleaves DNA at apurinic or apyrimidinic sites), which yields MKFNQLHSWRVGYKKAIQIQETLKNQLLIKRKFTKIHTIAGADVSYDKKNDCFFAGVIVFKQNKYLERLEEASAVGKVCFPYIPGLLSFREAPILLKAFSKLNNNPDIILFDGQGIAHPRSFGLASHMGLILDKPSIGCAKTRLIGSHTPVENSQGTYSDLVYKNTVVGAALRTKKNTKPVFVSPGHKIDLPSAIRIVLKNCYGYRIPEPIRQAHLLVNRLRKEHIE from the coding sequence ATGAAATTCAATCAGTTGCACTCCTGGCGGGTAGGGTATAAGAAAGCTATTCAAATTCAAGAAACCCTGAAAAATCAGTTACTCATTAAAAGAAAATTCACTAAAATACATACAATAGCTGGCGCAGATGTTTCTTATGATAAAAAAAATGACTGTTTTTTTGCAGGGGTAATCGTATTTAAACAAAACAAATATTTAGAACGGCTTGAAGAAGCCTCGGCTGTAGGCAAGGTCTGTTTTCCCTATATTCCCGGACTCCTTTCTTTTCGTGAAGCCCCAATTCTCCTTAAGGCATTTAGTAAACTCAACAATAATCCTGATATAATTCTATTTGACGGGCAAGGAATTGCTCATCCCCGTTCTTTTGGTTTGGCATCCCATATGGGCTTAATTCTTGATAAACCTTCTATCGGGTGTGCAAAAACAAGATTAATTGGGAGCCATACTCCTGTAGAAAATAGTCAAGGCACATACTCAGACCTTGTCTATAAAAATACCGTTGTAGGAGCAGCACTTCGGACAAAAAAGAATACAAAACCTGTTTTTGTATCACCAGGGCATAAAATAGACCTGCCATCCGCAATCCGTATTGTTTTAAAAAATTGTTATGGGTATCGTATTCCCGAACCTATACGGCAAGCACATCTCCTGGTAAACAGATTGAGAAAAGAGCATATTGAATAA
- the scpB gene encoding SMC-Scp complex subunit ScpB produces the protein MREIEEIKSIVESLLFAAEEPVTLRKLTDIIEDADNTLVQKAIEQLRQEYDTQGRAFQIEEVAGGYHFYTKPEYYEWISRLRKRTGETRLSQAALETLSIIAYKQPVIRATVESIRGVQSGQIIKVLMERDLVKVVGRDASLGHPLLYGTTKKFLEYFGLKDIKDLPKLEELEAP, from the coding sequence ATGAGAGAAATTGAAGAAATCAAATCTATTGTTGAATCATTACTCTTTGCGGCTGAAGAACCGGTCACATTGCGGAAACTCACCGATATCATCGAAGATGCTGATAACACTCTTGTTCAGAAGGCTATTGAACAGTTAAGGCAAGAATATGATACACAGGGGAGGGCATTCCAAATTGAAGAAGTAGCAGGTGGTTATCATTTTTATACAAAACCGGAATATTATGAATGGATATCACGGTTACGAAAAAGAACCGGAGAAACAAGACTCTCGCAGGCAGCTCTTGAAACATTGTCTATCATTGCTTATAAACAACCCGTCATAAGGGCAACCGTAGAGTCCATCCGGGGGGTACAGTCCGGCCAGATTATCAAAGTACTTATGGAAAGAGATCTTGTTAAAGTTGTGGGAAGAGATGCCTCATTAGGACATCCCCTGCTTTACGGAACCACGAAAAAATTCCTTGAATACTTTGGGTTAAAAGATATTAAAGATTTGCCAAAACTTGAGGAACTGGAAGCTCCTTAA